The Pyrobaculum sp. 3827-6 genome has a segment encoding these proteins:
- a CDS encoding sulfite exporter TauE/SafE family protein — protein sequence MVIAGVFEVAIVAAGLAVLSFISGMLGLGVAFAAIPFLGLFMQDLVHEVQPLALLLNGVTALFSAFGFARSRLVEWRRAAFLSVVTTLSAPIGAFIVQFVPQMIVWVIYFAAVLYLAYRLFKPIKSSRGRGENFKLAVIFAVPISVLAGFLGVGPGFLLLPTLILLGFEPKKAAGINAVAVCPPSFSALIPHLSTAHWNPSLAAILVLIGAVSAFIGARVTSLFIPSVKLKQMFAILILIVTIYKIYTLITV from the coding sequence ATGGTAATCGCCGGCGTCTTTGAGGTGGCTATCGTGGCCGCTGGGCTCGCCGTTTTGTCGTTTATATCTGGGATGCTTGGGCTCGGCGTCGCTTTCGCCGCGATTCCGTTTCTAGGTCTTTTTATGCAAGATCTGGTGCACGAAGTTCAGCCGCTTGCCCTCCTTCTTAACGGTGTTACGGCTTTATTTTCTGCATTTGGTTTTGCGAGAAGCAGGCTTGTCGAGTGGAGGAGGGCTGCGTTCCTTAGCGTAGTTACAACACTGTCTGCGCCGATCGGCGCGTTTATTGTTCAATTCGTGCCGCAGATGATCGTGTGGGTTATCTACTTCGCCGCTGTTTTGTATCTAGCATATAGACTTTTTAAACCTATTAAAAGTTCTCGGGGGAGGGGGGAAAATTTTAAGTTGGCAGTTATATTTGCCGTACCTATCTCAGTGCTTGCGGGTTTTCTTGGCGTTGGCCCAGGGTTTTTACTTTTACCAACACTCATCCTCTTAGGATTTGAGCCTAAGAAAGCGGCGGGGATAAATGCCGTCGCCGTGTGTCCTCCCTCCTTCTCTGCATTAATTCCCCACTTATCAACTGCTCATTGGAATCCCTCCCTAGCGGCTATTTTAGTATTAATCGGCGCCGTTTCGGCATTCATCGGTGCGAGAGTTACAAGTCTTTTTATTCCGAGTGTTAAACTAAAACAAATGTTTGCAATCCTAATTTTAATTGTAACTATATATAAAATATATACATTAATAACAGTCTAG
- the cas6 gene encoding CRISPR system precrRNA processing endoribonuclease RAMP protein Cas6 codes for MHEAPQPSLTALEPALPDGHGFATVKLVFAPTAFMFHGRDVLYPSPQRIAYSLTKTYIDLFGVGEARAVPAYIGKAELAIYGNVETWLALLKLGQATGVGISRAIGLGKYKIKEIKKLA; via the coding sequence TTGCATGAAGCCCCTCAGCCCTCCCTCACGGCGCTGGAGCCCGCCCTCCCCGACGGCCACGGATTCGCCACCGTCAAGCTGGTCTTCGCCCCCACGGCCTTCATGTTCCACGGCAGAGACGTCCTCTACCCCTCCCCCCAGCGCATCGCCTACAGCCTCACCAAGACCTACATAGACCTATTCGGCGTTGGCGAGGCCCGCGCAGTCCCCGCCTACATAGGCAAAGCAGAGCTAGCCATATACGGCAACGTCGAGACCTGGCTAGCCCTCCTAAAACTAGGCCAAGCCACAGGCGTAGGCATATCCCGCGCCATAGGCCTCGGCAAATACAAAATAAAAGAAATAAAGAAGCTAGCATAG
- a CDS encoding ABC transporter permease, which yields MSAEVAGIVLNTLYVSTIPVFIAAALGTPLAAWLHIRGGRAAAALKALFNGFVGMPTVLLGLLLYLLLARTGPLGSLQLLYTLDAVVIGHTVLVLPLYLSFALTALEGVDPRLREVADMFRFSFWRTAALHVREAAAGLAAAVAASYGRAVGELGIALMLGGDIRYRTRVLTTAIAHETMLGNWDAAIQLGVILLAISLAVSAAVTALGFRYRG from the coding sequence GTGTCAGCTGAAGTAGCCGGCATAGTCCTAAACACCCTCTACGTCTCCACAATCCCCGTTTTTATCGCCGCGGCGCTGGGCACTCCACTCGCCGCCTGGCTACACATAAGAGGCGGGAGGGCCGCCGCGGCGCTTAAGGCCCTCTTCAACGGCTTCGTCGGCATGCCGACGGTCCTCCTCGGCCTCCTCCTCTACCTCCTGCTTGCGAGGACGGGCCCCCTGGGGAGCCTCCAGCTGCTCTACACCCTAGACGCGGTGGTCATCGGCCACACCGTGCTGGTCCTCCCCCTTTACCTCTCCTTCGCCCTCACGGCGCTTGAGGGCGTCGACCCCAGGCTGAGGGAGGTGGCCGACATGTTCCGCTTCTCCTTCTGGCGCACCGCCGCTCTGCACGTCAGAGAGGCCGCCGCGGGCCTCGCCGCCGCCGTCGCCGCGTCGTACGGGAGGGCCGTTGGGGAGCTGGGCATCGCCTTGATGCTGGGCGGCGACATAAGGTACCGCACGAGGGTCCTAACCACCGCCATTGCCCACGAAACCATGCTGGGCAACTGGGACGCGGCGATTCAGCTAGGCGTGATACTGCTGGCCATCTCGCTGGCGGTCAGCGCCGCCGTGACGGCGCTGGGCTTTAGATACAGGGGATGA
- a CDS encoding ATP-binding cassette domain-containing protein, whose translation MIRAVDLGKRYGDYVFRHVNVELPERGLVALVGPNGSGKTTLLKIFAMLTEPTEGEVYIMGTPWREARAKHRGDVLYSHQEPLVYSGTVEDNLVCNDGDVVDALGLRPLLRHKAKSLSGGYKKLVTVARVLACRPKAALLDEPTAYLDPEKRRRLLDYVAQYAKKALVVWTTHYPPEAENSDAMYEMRDGALRRVR comes from the coding sequence ATGATTAGGGCCGTCGACCTCGGCAAGAGGTACGGGGACTACGTCTTCCGCCACGTCAACGTGGAGCTACCCGAGAGGGGGCTGGTGGCGCTGGTGGGGCCCAACGGCTCGGGCAAGACAACCCTCCTAAAGATATTCGCAATGCTCACCGAGCCCACCGAGGGCGAGGTCTACATAATGGGCACGCCGTGGCGCGAGGCGAGGGCCAAACACCGCGGCGACGTCCTCTACAGCCACCAGGAGCCCCTCGTCTATTCCGGCACCGTAGAGGACAACCTCGTATGCAACGACGGCGACGTGGTGGACGCCCTCGGCCTCAGACCCCTCCTCAGACACAAGGCCAAGTCCCTCTCCGGCGGCTACAAGAAGCTCGTCACAGTAGCCCGCGTCCTCGCCTGCAGACCCAAAGCCGCCCTGCTGGACGAGCCCACCGCCTACCTCGACCCAGAAAAGAGGAGGCGCCTCCTGGACTACGTCGCGCAGTACGCAAAAAAGGCGCTGGTGGTGTGGACAACCCACTACCCCCCAGAGGCTGAGAACTCAGACGCGATGTACGAAATGCGGGACGGCGCCCTCAGGCGGGTGCGGTAG
- a CDS encoding PadR family transcriptional regulator — protein sequence MGPPPWAFVGRRGLREVVLWLLSDKAMNGAEIIRAVEDVTWGFWRPSPGSVYPLLRQLEAEGLVRRRPDGRYELTESGRGAVKLIPWLRGPRLGTPRSVGEIVEEIESWAMYLSDLAVSDPERVSPYKEKVRQIAELLKKVSEV from the coding sequence ATGGGCCCGCCTCCGTGGGCGTTTGTCGGCAGGAGGGGTCTCCGGGAGGTGGTTCTGTGGCTACTCTCGGACAAGGCTATGAACGGGGCTGAGATTATAAGGGCTGTGGAGGACGTCACTTGGGGCTTCTGGAGACCGTCTCCTGGCTCAGTCTACCCGCTCCTGAGGCAGCTGGAGGCCGAGGGGCTTGTCAGGAGGAGGCCCGACGGGAGGTACGAGCTTACGGAGTCTGGGAGGGGGGCTGTGAAGCTGATTCCGTGGCTGAGGGGGCCGAGGCTGGGGACGCCGAGGAGCGTGGGGGAGATTGTGGAGGAGATTGAGAGCTGGGCTATGTACCTCTCCGACCTGGCCGTGTCTGATCCAGAGAGAGTGTCTCCTTACAAAGAGAAGGTGAGGCAAATAGCAGAGTTGTTGAAAAAGGTAAGTGAGGTTTAG
- a CDS encoding ATP cone domain-containing protein, whose translation MVKVVKRDGRVEEFIPEKIVVSVLKAGAPVDVARRVARKVECAVMDSENVTARELTRLILMELKRINEEWYRNWVVFDLAVKRRRTEEELK comes from the coding sequence ATGGTTAAGGTGGTTAAGAGGGATGGGCGGGTTGAGGAGTTTATACCTGAGAAGATTGTGGTAAGTGTTCTCAAGGCGGGGGCTCCTGTGGACGTTGCGCGTAGGGTGGCTAGGAAGGTGGAGTGCGCTGTTATGGACAGCGAGAACGTGACTGCGAGGGAGTTGACGCGGCTTATCCTCATGGAGTTGAAGAGGATTAATGAGGAGTGGTATAGGAACTGGGTTGTGTTTGACTTGGCGGTTAAGCGTAGGAGGACTGAGGAGGAGCTTAAGTAG
- a CDS encoding substrate-binding domain-containing protein, with protein MSKIGYLITAVVIAIIAGAAAYLLTTPPAATPTLPATTPKAAQTPTATATTTQTTQTTTTTQKVVLYMATTTSVKDTGLLDVLIPDFEKWARSRGYDIEVRYTAVGTGQALLMAARGDVDVVIVHAPSLEKQYLENGTLKCRDVIAYNFFIIVGPKDDPAGARGLTAVEAFRKIAEAKAPFVSRGDRSGTHLMELSLWKKAIGREPDPAKDTWYISAGAGMGQTLLLANEKKAYTLSDTGTWLRYRDKLPQLDVIVAAAPDLINIYSFEIVKPSPATKLMAQYMLTRGLEVIGNLTIAGTPLFTPINKADPKAMEWIKPAIFGPSCVS; from the coding sequence ATGTCCAAAATTGGATATCTAATAACCGCAGTTGTGATAGCCATAATCGCCGGAGCCGCCGCCTACCTCCTAACCACGCCCCCCGCGGCGACCCCCACTCTCCCCGCCACTACGCCAAAAGCCGCGCAGACCCCCACGGCGACGGCCACGACCACCCAGACCACACAGACAACGACGACCACCCAGAAGGTCGTCCTCTACATGGCCACCACCACCAGCGTGAAGGACACGGGGCTTCTTGACGTCTTGATCCCAGACTTCGAAAAGTGGGCCAGGTCCAGGGGCTACGACATAGAGGTTAGGTACACCGCGGTGGGGACCGGCCAGGCCCTCCTCATGGCCGCCCGGGGAGACGTGGACGTGGTTATTGTACACGCCCCCAGCCTGGAGAAGCAGTACTTGGAGAACGGCACCCTGAAGTGCAGAGACGTGATAGCCTACAACTTCTTCATCATCGTCGGCCCGAAGGACGACCCCGCCGGCGCCAGGGGGCTCACCGCCGTGGAGGCCTTCAGGAAAATCGCCGAGGCCAAGGCCCCCTTCGTCTCCCGCGGCGACAGGTCCGGGACCCACCTAATGGAGCTTTCCCTCTGGAAGAAGGCAATTGGGAGGGAGCCCGACCCGGCCAAAGACACGTGGTACATCTCAGCCGGCGCCGGCATGGGCCAGACCCTCCTCCTCGCCAACGAGAAGAAGGCTTACACACTGTCAGACACCGGGACCTGGCTGAGGTACAGAGACAAGCTACCCCAGCTAGACGTCATAGTGGCGGCGGCGCCGGACCTCATCAACATATACAGCTTCGAAATCGTCAAGCCCTCCCCCGCCACCAAGCTAATGGCCCAGTACATGCTAACCAGGGGCCTTGAGGTCATCGGCAACCTAACCATCGCCGGGACGCCCCTCTTCACCCCAATAAACAAGGCCGACCCCAAAGCCATGGAGTGGATAAAACCCGCCATCTTCGGACCCAGCTGTGTCAGCTGA
- a CDS encoding substrate-binding domain-containing protein, with protein MEFRADLKLVLGGGELGADFFRCLLAVDLWGSIKGAAERLGVPYSSVWNKIARGERLLGARLVAASRRGGARLTEEGRRVLRLYLAEAGRRGTVLGLSDFIYAGSHDPVVEEALGGGEAYFVGSMQGLLLVASGLAHFGGVHLGDNWGFVSRYAPHLCLVVGFTREVGVASRRPITRLAELRGLRIVNRPPGAGTRVHIDMLLAEVGVAPWEVPGYWDVAATHEEAARRVAEGSADYTVTVRHAAERHGLYFYKLGVENFDFVCRREACGRVAGFVKSLRLPPGYGEAEGFGEVRCAWG; from the coding sequence ATGGAGTTTAGGGCTGATTTGAAGCTGGTGTTGGGGGGCGGGGAGCTGGGGGCCGACTTCTTTAGGTGTCTGCTCGCGGTTGACCTGTGGGGCTCCATCAAGGGGGCGGCGGAGAGGCTGGGGGTGCCGTACTCCAGTGTGTGGAACAAGATCGCCCGGGGGGAGCGCCTCCTCGGCGCGCGGCTGGTGGCGGCGAGCCGGAGGGGCGGGGCTAGGCTCACTGAGGAGGGGCGGCGGGTCCTCCGCCTCTACCTGGCCGAGGCTGGGAGGCGGGGGACTGTGCTGGGGCTCTCCGACTTCATATACGCGGGTAGCCACGACCCGGTGGTGGAGGAGGCCCTGGGCGGGGGGGAGGCGTACTTCGTGGGCTCTATGCAAGGCCTCCTCCTGGTGGCCTCCGGCCTGGCGCACTTCGGCGGCGTGCACCTGGGGGACAACTGGGGGTTTGTCTCGCGGTACGCGCCGCATCTCTGCCTCGTCGTTGGCTTCACGAGGGAGGTGGGGGTGGCGTCGAGGAGGCCTATTACGCGTCTGGCGGAGCTCCGCGGGCTGAGGATCGTCAACAGGCCGCCGGGTGCCGGGACCAGGGTGCACATCGACATGCTCCTGGCCGAGGTGGGGGTTGCGCCGTGGGAGGTGCCGGGGTACTGGGACGTGGCCGCGACCCACGAGGAGGCGGCTAGGCGGGTGGCCGAGGGGTCTGCTGACTACACAGTCACGGTGCGCCACGCCGCGGAGAGGCACGGCCTCTACTTCTACAAGCTGGGGGTGGAGAACTTCGACTTTGTGTGCAGGAGGGAGGCCTGCGGCCGGGTGGCGGGGTTTGTGAAGTCGCTGAGGCTCCCCCCGGGCTACGGGGAGGCGGAGGGCTTCGGAGAGGTGAGGTGCGCCTGGGGGTAA
- a CDS encoding MFS transporter — protein MVDRGALLARRWRHIMPTVWVAYLLAFIDRVKIGIASLGMKQSLGLTDADLGLAAGIFFIGYFILEIPGTYIVERYSAKKWIARILITWGVLASLTGLVQDKLQLYAVRFALGLAEASFFPGVIVYLTHWFLEDERSRAVSLFMSAIAVANIILSPISGLLLTVSWLGLEGWRWVLILEGLPSVVWGAVVLLALPDWPREARWLSPEEKAWLEEELRRERESHPPEHVATWVTGLKMPQAWLLAAVYFTATSALYGITFWSPQVLKALTGGNPVVVGLLNAALYLTASAAMVAVGWSSDKSGERFLHSAAALLAGSIGLAPAAPLAPTPQLAFAALVLSAAGIYAFYPPFWPIPQRMLAGVASAVAVGLINSVGNLGGFAGPYIVGYLNTLANSTYAGLIYLSGSAALSSALLLAARRYIPRRHSC, from the coding sequence ATGGTAGATAGGGGAGCCCTCTTGGCTAGGAGGTGGAGGCATATAATGCCCACCGTGTGGGTTGCCTACCTCCTCGCCTTCATAGACAGAGTAAAAATCGGGATAGCTAGCCTCGGCATGAAGCAGAGCCTCGGCCTCACAGACGCCGACCTCGGCCTCGCCGCGGGCATCTTCTTCATCGGCTACTTCATACTCGAGATCCCCGGCACGTACATAGTGGAGAGGTACAGCGCCAAGAAGTGGATAGCCAGGATACTAATCACATGGGGCGTACTCGCTTCCCTAACCGGCCTCGTACAAGACAAGCTCCAGCTATACGCCGTAAGGTTCGCCCTAGGCCTCGCCGAGGCCAGCTTCTTCCCCGGCGTGATTGTCTACCTCACCCACTGGTTTCTCGAAGACGAGAGAAGCCGCGCGGTGAGCCTCTTCATGAGCGCCATAGCGGTGGCCAACATAATCCTATCCCCAATCTCGGGCCTCCTCCTCACAGTCAGCTGGCTGGGGCTGGAAGGCTGGCGCTGGGTGTTGATACTAGAAGGCCTGCCGTCAGTGGTGTGGGGGGCGGTGGTGCTCCTCGCCCTCCCCGACTGGCCCAGAGAGGCGAGGTGGCTGAGCCCAGAGGAGAAGGCCTGGCTCGAGGAGGAGCTGAGACGCGAGAGGGAGAGCCACCCACCCGAACACGTCGCCACGTGGGTCACCGGCCTCAAGATGCCGCAGGCGTGGCTACTCGCCGCCGTCTACTTCACCGCCACGAGCGCACTGTACGGAATAACCTTCTGGTCCCCCCAGGTTCTAAAAGCCCTCACAGGCGGCAACCCCGTGGTGGTGGGCCTCCTAAACGCCGCGCTGTACCTCACTGCCTCCGCCGCCATGGTGGCCGTCGGCTGGTCCTCCGACAAGTCCGGAGAGCGCTTCCTCCACTCAGCCGCCGCGCTCCTAGCCGGCTCCATCGGCCTAGCCCCAGCCGCCCCCCTCGCCCCCACCCCCCAGCTCGCCTTCGCCGCGCTCGTCCTCTCCGCCGCTGGGATATACGCCTTCTACCCACCCTTCTGGCCAATACCCCAGCGCATGCTCGCCGGAGTCGCCAGCGCCGTCGCCGTCGGCTTAATAAACTCAGTCGGCAACCTCGGCGGCTTCGCCGGCCCCTACATCGTCGGCTACCTCAACACACTAGCCAACTCCACATACGCCGGCCTCATATACCTGTCGGGGTCCGCCGCACTGTCAAGCGCCCTGTTGCTAGCCGCCCGCCGCTACATACCACGCCGGCACTCCTGTTAA
- a CDS encoding iron ABC transporter permease, which yields MNLIKLSTGAGYLYLTLLLVAPLLFIFWQVLAGIAEVYTSITDPFYLNPTPSAFRDAVFIRPTDPPMVVIRGPDMGVILNSLWVALTVAAADVALGFVLAYVLAKYVFPGRTLLGLLATVPLIVMPFATAYVVRKFLDPRWGTLNWLLHDVLGLPFKIEVSGLAAVAAVQMLMYLPIAYLNIYAALTRVDPTLEEVANNLGAGEGRAVRDVVLPLSTPGLAAAFVLVFIFAIDDVAAPIIFQDDPAARKLLSYQVYSKFLDQIRGQISPTAAFLALILLSISIASFLAVRRYVGLRQYAMLIRQLRPRTYTPGPLGRLAIYLVAFPLVLTAAAPLIGAVALVFADRWTTSPLPEGLSPANAAGRLEGVFQNQLFLRGVLNTLYYGVAATLIMTAVGLLIAIAAARSRGPLADALDALATMPIAIPGLVVAYAYFLTSFQMTTWLKAAGAPHIAAVLDPIAHPELYLVLGYSVRKLPFAVRSIYAGLQQIHTSMEEVAMNLGAGYLGVLHKILLPLLKTNILSGALIGFVYVTSEVSLSITLGVLKGVGKDTAMPITAFMRERFESGLYGVQDAATLGLILVAIQIAAITLTTRVLKTRYGFVL from the coding sequence ATGAACCTCATAAAGCTGTCCACGGGGGCGGGCTACCTATACCTCACCCTCCTGCTGGTAGCCCCACTGCTCTTCATCTTCTGGCAGGTCCTCGCCGGCATAGCCGAGGTCTACACGTCGATTACAGACCCCTTCTACCTAAACCCCACCCCCAGCGCTTTTAGAGACGCCGTGTTTATAAGACCCACAGACCCCCCGATGGTGGTCATCCGGGGGCCCGACATGGGCGTCATCCTCAACAGCCTCTGGGTGGCGCTGACCGTGGCCGCCGCCGACGTGGCCCTGGGGTTCGTCCTAGCCTACGTCCTCGCCAAGTACGTCTTCCCAGGCAGGACGCTTCTGGGGTTGCTGGCAACGGTCCCGCTGATAGTTATGCCCTTCGCCACGGCGTATGTGGTGAGGAAGTTCCTCGACCCCAGGTGGGGCACCCTCAACTGGCTCCTCCACGACGTCCTCGGGCTCCCCTTCAAGATAGAGGTTTCGGGGCTGGCGGCTGTGGCGGCTGTGCAGATGCTCATGTACCTCCCCATAGCGTACCTCAACATATACGCCGCCCTAACCCGTGTGGACCCCACCCTCGAGGAGGTGGCTAACAACCTAGGCGCCGGCGAGGGGAGGGCTGTCCGCGACGTGGTGCTCCCCCTCTCCACGCCGGGCCTCGCCGCCGCCTTCGTCCTCGTCTTCATATTCGCCATAGACGACGTGGCCGCCCCCATAATATTCCAAGACGACCCAGCTGCCCGTAAGCTACTCTCCTACCAGGTCTACTCCAAATTCCTCGACCAGATAAGAGGCCAGATAAGCCCAACCGCCGCCTTCCTCGCCCTGATACTGCTGTCCATATCAATCGCCTCGTTCCTCGCCGTGAGGAGGTACGTCGGGCTGAGGCAGTACGCCATGCTCATCCGCCAGCTGAGGCCGAGGACCTACACCCCTGGCCCCCTCGGCAGGCTCGCCATCTACCTAGTCGCCTTCCCGCTGGTCCTCACAGCCGCCGCCCCCCTCATCGGCGCCGTGGCTCTGGTGTTCGCAGACAGGTGGACCACCTCGCCGCTACCAGAGGGCCTCAGCCCAGCCAACGCCGCGGGGAGGCTGGAGGGGGTTTTCCAAAACCAGCTCTTCCTCCGCGGCGTACTCAACACTCTGTACTACGGCGTAGCCGCCACGCTGATCATGACGGCGGTGGGGCTCCTAATAGCCATCGCCGCCGCCCGCTCCAGAGGCCCCCTCGCTGACGCCCTAGACGCCCTCGCCACCATGCCCATAGCCATACCCGGGCTTGTGGTGGCCTACGCCTACTTCCTCACCTCCTTCCAGATGACCACCTGGCTGAAGGCCGCCGGCGCCCCCCACATAGCCGCCGTCCTCGACCCCATCGCCCACCCCGAGCTCTACCTAGTGCTGGGATACTCCGTGAGGAAGCTGCCCTTCGCCGTGAGGAGCATATACGCCGGGCTCCAGCAGATACACACCTCCATGGAGGAGGTGGCCATGAACCTAGGCGCAGGCTACCTCGGCGTCCTGCACAAAATCCTCCTACCCCTCCTCAAGACCAACATCCTCAGCGGCGCCTTGATAGGCTTCGTCTACGTCACCAGCGAGGTATCCCTCAGCATAACCCTGGGAGTCCTCAAGGGGGTGGGGAAAGACACCGCTATGCCCATAACCGCCTTCATGAGAGAGCGGTTCGAAAGCGGGCTCTACGGCGTACAAGACGCCGCAACCCTCGGCCTCATACTAGTCGCGATACAGATAGCCGCCATAACCCTAACCACGAGAGTACTAAAAACAAGATACGGATTCGTCTTATAG
- a CDS encoding PaREP1 family protein — MAVTTSAPIVDFYLELHEKYLREAEDLYAKGDLQQAGEKYWGAVTALLSAIAERRGLRHYSHRDYAEVVEILHEESGDGDTPRLFASAERLRANFYHGFLRDASFRIHRGDALTLVEKLKKFLK, encoded by the coding sequence GTGGCAGTAACCACATCAGCGCCAATCGTCGACTTCTACCTAGAGCTCCATGAGAAGTACCTTAGGGAGGCCGAAGATCTGTACGCCAAGGGCGACCTCCAGCAAGCCGGTGAGAAGTACTGGGGGGCTGTCACTGCTCTGCTCAGCGCAATTGCGGAGAGGCGGGGCCTCCGTCACTACAGCCACAGAGACTACGCCGAGGTCGTCGAAATACTGCATGAGGAGTCTGGAGACGGCGACACCCCCCGGCTTTTCGCCTCCGCCGAGAGGCTACGCGCGAATTTCTACCACGGTTTTCTGAGAGATGCATCGTTTAGAATTCACAGAGGCGACGCGCTGACGCTCGTCGAAAAACTCAAGAAATTCCTCAAATAG
- a CDS encoding PaREP1 family protein: MDTALAKPWRDLEAYIQARLEEARAELRLALTLMTEGYTRNAAGRLFQAYKSYLAAAAGQRKAELAPRFKNIDKIIAYMPTRAIPEVSAALGMEKEGYVALALHQYQYNGPDPEGVMSIYPSREAAARDFCWLAARLCNALKCDEALYTEACREYQVQSA; encoded by the coding sequence GTGGACACGGCCCTCGCCAAGCCTTGGAGAGACCTCGAGGCCTACATACAGGCGAGGCTGGAGGAGGCCCGGGCAGAGCTGAGGCTAGCCCTCACGCTGATGACAGAGGGCTACACTAGAAACGCCGCGGGCAGGCTCTTCCAAGCCTACAAGTCGTATCTAGCCGCCGCCGCGGGGCAGAGAAAGGCGGAGCTCGCCCCCCGCTTCAAAAACATAGACAAAATCATAGCGTACATGCCCACGAGGGCAATCCCCGAAGTATCAGCCGCCCTAGGCATGGAGAAGGAGGGCTACGTCGCTCTCGCCCTCCACCAGTACCAGTACAATGGCCCAGACCCCGAGGGGGTGATGTCCATATACCCAAGCCGCGAGGCGGCCGCCCGCGACTTCTGCTGGCTCGCCGCCAGGTTGTGCAATGCGCTGAAATGCGACGAAGCCCTCTACACAGAGGCCTGCAGAGAATACCAAGTGCAGAGCGCCTAA
- a CDS encoding ABC transporter ATP-binding protein produces the protein MTVVRLEKLRKVFDNRVVAVDDVDLTVNDGEILAVLGPSGCGKTTLLRLVAGLEEPTSGRIYFDDRDVTHLPTQQRNTAVVPQTWALWPHMTVFENVAYGLRLMKKKGRKMTEAEIKRRVGEVLELVDLSGLEERRPYQLSGGQQQRVALARALVVQPEVLLLDEPLANLDAKLRVELREEVRRIAKKLSITTIYVTHDQEEAFAVADRIAVMNAGRVMQVGTPEEIYHRPANLFVATFVGRSNVLKGRVVEQRGEAAVVDAGFPIHAATPHKLVPGDEVTLVIRPEDVYVGGGRLRCELMDVVFLGRYYQTTLNCGGVALKAEGPKPPAAPGEGVAVEIARAWAFKT, from the coding sequence GTGACCGTCGTGAGGCTGGAGAAGCTACGCAAGGTCTTCGACAACCGCGTCGTGGCTGTAGACGACGTAGACCTCACGGTGAACGACGGCGAGATCCTCGCAGTCCTGGGGCCCTCCGGCTGCGGCAAGACCACGCTCCTCCGCCTCGTCGCCGGGCTGGAGGAGCCCACCTCCGGCCGTATATACTTCGACGACCGCGACGTCACCCACCTCCCCACGCAACAGAGAAACACCGCCGTGGTCCCCCAGACCTGGGCGCTGTGGCCCCACATGACGGTGTTTGAAAACGTGGCGTACGGCCTCCGCCTCATGAAGAAGAAGGGCAGGAAGATGACGGAGGCGGAGATAAAGAGGAGGGTGGGGGAGGTGCTGGAGCTGGTGGACCTCTCGGGGCTGGAGGAGAGGAGGCCCTACCAGCTCTCCGGCGGGCAGCAGCAGAGGGTGGCCCTCGCCAGGGCCCTGGTGGTTCAGCCCGAGGTGCTCCTCCTAGACGAGCCCCTGGCCAACCTCGACGCGAAGCTGAGAGTGGAGCTCAGAGAGGAGGTGAGGAGAATAGCCAAGAAGCTCTCCATAACCACGATATACGTCACCCACGACCAGGAGGAGGCCTTCGCAGTCGCCGACAGAATAGCCGTCATGAACGCCGGGAGGGTCATGCAGGTGGGGACACCTGAGGAGATCTACCACAGACCCGCCAACCTGTTCGTCGCCACCTTCGTCGGCCGCTCCAACGTCCTTAAGGGCCGCGTCGTGGAGCAGAGGGGGGAGGCCGCCGTGGTCGACGCCGGCTTCCCCATACACGCCGCCACCCCCCACAAGCTGGTCCCCGGCGACGAGGTCACCCTTGTCATCCGGCCGGAGGACGTCTACGTAGGCGGGGGGCGTCTGAGGTGCGAGCTGATGGACGTGGTCTTCCTCGGCAGGTACTACCAAACCACTCTGAACTGCGGCGGAGTTGCCCTCAAGGCGGAGGGCCCGAAGCCCCCGGCGGCCCCCGGCGAGGGGGTGGCAGTGGAGATAGCGCGCGCCTGGGCCTTCAAAACATGA